Genomic window (Terriglobales bacterium):
CTGGCACGACCTGCTCGCCCGGTACGGCCTGACCGAAGCTATCCTCCGCCAGCGCCTGGCCATCCAACTCAACCTGGAGCGTTATATCGACCAGCGTTTTCGGCCCAATGTCTTCGTCGACCCGCCTTCGGTCGAAACTTACTATCGTGACCAACTCGCGCCGCAACTTCGCGCGCAGAACGCACCCGTGCCGCCGGTGGCCGAAGTGCGCGCCCGGATCGAGCGCGTGCTGACGGAGCAGCGCGTCAACGAGTTGGTCACCACCTGGTTGCAGGCACTACGCGGACAAACGGAGATTCAGGTGCGATGAGCCAGCCCACTCCCAAGCCGCGACGCCGTGGTAAGTGGCTGCTGCGTCTCTTCATCCTGCTGTTGGTGAGCATGTTGCTCGCGGGCTGGTACCTGTCGAGTGAGGCTTTTGAAACTCGTTTGCGTACCGCTTTGGTAGAAGGCATCGAGCGCGCGACCGGCGCCCGAGTTGATATCGGTTCCTTCCACTGGGACCTCTGGAGCCTCGCCTTCGAGGCTCGCGACTTGGTGCTGCACGGACGCGAGCCGACCGGAGAACGCCCCTTCGTCCACGTCGATTCGGTGCGGGTGCGACTCAAGGTGCTTTCATTCTTCAGTCCCAGTTTTGGCGTGCGCGAGATCGCGGTGACACGGCCCACGGTCCACCTAATCACCTTCCCCGACGGCGCCCTCAATCTGCCCCAGCCGCAAGACGCCCGGGAACTGGGCAGCCCACCGAATGTCGCGGCCTTGTCCGTGGACCGCCTCGACCTTGCGAGCGGTGAGCTGTTCTGGAACGAACGCCGCGTTCCGCTCGATCTAACCGTTCGGAATGCCTCCCTCTCCCTGGCCTATCGCGCGCTGGAGCGCCGCTATGACGGCGACCTTTCTCTGGACGCCATCGAGCTTCATTACCGTGCCGCGCCCCCGCTTGCATCGCATACGCGCGTGATTTTCCGCCTTTGGGCGAAAGCCCTCGAGATTACCAGCCTGCAGTGGAACTCGAAGGGTTCTCGCCTGGAGGCGACAGGCCGAGTGGATGACTTTGCCAATCCGGAGCTGAGGGTGGACTACTCCGGCGCTTTCGACGTTCGCGAGTTCAGCCCTGTTCTTCAGCTTCCGGCACTTCGCGCCGGGCAGATCGAGATCAGCGGCCAGGGAAGCGGCCCGCTGTCGGCGTTTTCCTCGTCAGGAAGGCTGCGCTGGACCGGCATCGCCTGGCAGGCTCCTTCGCTGCGCCTTTCCGGAATCGCCGGGGGAGCGCAGTTTGCAGTCGACCGGGAGCGACTCGAGATCTCTAGCCTCTTTGCCCATGCGCTGGGCGGCAACGTTGCCGGGTCGGCGGCGTTGTACCGCCGGGCGCCACGAAATGCCGGCGGATCGCCGGCACAGGAAGGCACGGCGAATCTCAAGCTCACCGGTATTCAACTCGGCGCGCTGGCGGCTGCTCTGTCCGCGGACCCGCTTCCTCTCTCGCGCCTGAACGCCGCCGGCAGCGTGGGAGGCACCGTGAAGCTAGCCTGGCGCGACACGCTTGCGGCCGCGGGCTGGGAGTTTTCGCTCGATGTCTCGCCGCCACCAGCGCTTCAGCCGGGAGACTGGCCCGTCACGGGCGCTCTCGTGGGCGCCTATCGTCCCGCCGCCGGAATGCTCCGAGTCGAACACTTGGAGCTGGTCACCCCGGCATCGCGTCTGGAGGCCGCAGGAGCGCTGGGTTCGCCGGGCGATTCGCTGCGGCTGTCTTTGGCGTCGGATCAACTAGCCGAAGTGCGCACCGTCATGGATGTGCTCGCTTCCGCGCTTCCGCTCCAGCTTGAGCCCGAAGGCCGCGCCGCTTTCGAAGGGCATCTCTCCGGCAACTTGAAGTCCCCACGCCTCGAGGGTCAACTGACGGCCGCGGATTTTGGTGTCATCCGGCCTGCGAGTGCCGATGCCGGTCCGCTCGCTCTGCGTTTCGACTCTCTCTCGACCCGTCTGGTCTATTCCGCCGAGCGCCTTGAGATTCGCGCAGCCGAGCTGCGACATGATGCCGCGTCGATCACCTTCGACCTGGCTACCGAGCTTCGCAACGGCCGTTTCACGGAAGCCGCGCCGTTGACTGGGCATCTTCGTGTGCGCGACGCCTCCCTGGACCGGCTGCAGTCCTTCACCGGGACTAGCTACCCGGTTCGGGGAACCCTGGATTTCGAGTTTTCTGCCCGCGGCACCTGGGTGGATCCGCGGGGAGAAGGAAAGTTGGAAGTAAGGCAAGCCGAACTCTTCGGTGAGCCTTTCCGTGCATTCGCCTCCGGGATTCGCATGCAACACGGCGAGATCCAGCTGGGCGAACTCCTCATTGCGCAGAACGGCGGGCGCGCCACCGGTACAGCCGCCTGGCGCTTCGCCGATCGTTCCTTCCGCCTCGACCTCGATGGGTCGGGTTTCCAGCTTTCCAGTTTCCGCCGCCTGCAGCATCCGCGCTTCTCGACCGACGGTCGGCTTTCATTCCAACTGCAAGGCCACGGGACAGCAGCGGAACCGGAAATCTCGTCGGATGTTCGCTTGACAGGTCTCGTGCTCAACGGGGAAGAGGCCGGCGACCTGGAAGTCCACGCCGCGACGCGTTCCGGAACGCTGCACCTGACCGCTCGTTCCGCTTTTCGCGTGGGCGAGCTCACGGCCGACGGCCAGGTCGGCCTGCAGGAGGGCTGGCCCGCCCGTCTTTCTCTGCGCTTCTCCCGGCTGGACGTCGATCCGCTGCTGCGTGCGGTTGTTCCCGGTCGCATCACCGGGCACTCCGCCGTTTCCGGGCAGCTCGACCTTACGGGTCCGCTTGCGGATCGCCAGAGCTTGGAGCTCGAGGGTGAAATATCGCAGTTAGCTGCCGAGATCGCCGGCGTGGAGTTGGCAAACGACGGCCCCATCCAGTTCGCTGTGAGCCAGGGCGCCCTGAATCTGAAACGCCTCCACATCGTCGGCGAAGGAACCGACCTCTCGGCGCAAGGCCGGGTCGAGTTCCTCGGCGCGCGCCGCCTGGATTTGCGCGCCGAGGGCCGGGCGAACTTCCGCCTGCTGCAGTCCATCGACCCCAACTTCCAGGCATCCGGCGATGCCACGGTAGACCTCACGATCACCGGCACCGCGCAGCAGCCCAACCTGCTGGGCAACTTGCGCATTGCGGATGCTTCGGTAGCCTTCATCGACGCGCCCAACGCCCTGAGCAACATCAATGGCCACATGACCTTCAACCAGAACCGGTTGCAGATCGAATCGCTCACCGCGCGCACCGGTGGGGGGACGCTGGACCTTGGCGGCTCTATTGCCTATTACCGGGGCCTCTTTTTCGACCTCACCATTCGCGGCCGTGAGATCCGGCTGCGCCATCCTCCCGGCGTCAGCTCAGTGGCGGACGCAGACCTGCGGTTCGTGGGCTCGGCGGGGGGCTCGTTGCTCTCCGGCGAGGTTACCGTGCGGCGTTTCAGCGTCAGTCCGAAGTTCGACTTTGCCGCCTATCTGGCCACGCAGCGCACCCCGATGGCCCTCCCCGGCCCTGCCGACATCGTGGAAAGGATGCGCTTCGACGTGCACGTGGTTTCCACGCCCTCGCTGGAGGTCCAGACCTCTCTCGCGCGCATCTCTGGCGACGTGGATCTGCACGTGCGCGGCACCGCGGCGGCCCCCGCCGTGCTCGGTCGCATCGACATCTCCGATGGTCGCGTCACGTTTGGCGGCACCGACTACCGCATCAACCAGGGTGAGATCACGTTCTCCAATCCGGTGCGCGTCGAGCCGGTGCTGAATCTGGACGCCTCGGCCCGTGTCCGTCAGTACGACATCTCCATTGGGCTGCACGGTCCTCTGGACCATCTGACCACCAGCTACCGCTCGGACCCGCCGCTGCCCACGCCGGATATCATCGCCCTGCTGGCCCTCGGCCGCACCCGCGAGGAGACGGTCCTGACCCGGCAAACCACGGACACCTTCGGTGAGGATGTGGCCAACACCGTGCTGGGCTCCGCGCTGAATGCCACGCTCAGCAGCCGCGTGCAACGGCTGTTCGGCGTAAGCCGCATCAAGATCGATCCCCAGGTCGGCGGCCCGGAGAACAATCCCGGCGCCCGCCTGACCATCGAGCAGCAGGTTTCGCCGCAGGTGACCCTCACCTACATCACCAACCTTTCCCAGTCCTCGCAGCAGGTGATCCAGGGCGAGTTTTACCTCAGCCGCAATGTTTCCCTGGTGGCGGTGCGCGACCAGAACGGCATCGTCGGTTTCGAGTTGAGGATCCGGCAGCGAAAGAAGTAAAAAGGGAGGTCGAGGGAAGGGCGTGGCCGGCGCTTCACAAGCCGATCCTTACCGGATGCGCCGCCTGGCCATGGTGGAAGTGCAGCTCCGTGCACGCGGCATCCGGGACGAGCGTGTCCTGGCCGCTATGGCGCAGGTGCCGCGCCACCTCTTCGTGCCGCCGGAGCACCACGATGACGCCTATGGCGACTTTCCGCTGCCCATCGGCGAGGGCCAGACCATCTCCCAGCCCTACGTGGTAGCCGCGATGCTGGAGGCGCTGGCGCTGCGGCCTGAGGACGTCGTGCTGGAGATCGGCACGGGATCCGGCTACCAGACAGCGTTGCTCGCCGAGCTGGCGCGCGAGGTCTATAGCATCGAGCGCCAGCCGCGCTTGGCCATGCGCGCGGAAGAAGCCCTCCTTCGGCTGGGTTACACCAACGTTCACGTGCGCGTAGGCGACGGCACCCTGGGATGGCCGGAGGCCGCTCCCTTCGAGGCCATCATCGTTGCCGCCGCCGCGCCGCAGGTTCCACCGTCGCTCTTCGACCAGCTACGCGAAGGCGCCCGCATGATTGTGCCGGTCGGTTCCACTTTCGCCCAGGAGCTGCAGCTCATCCGCAAACAATCCGGCGGCACCTTCGTGACCCACCTGGATGGCTGCCGTTTTGTGCCCCTCATCGGCCGCGAGGGCTTCTCCGGCTCCTGACAAGCCGGCTGCGGCGTGCGGTTTACGGGCGGCATACTCGACCCGCTGCTCGACCGTCCATTCTTCCCATCGCGCCGCTACAATCTTCTTGTGCCCCTGCTGCGCGACATCCGAACCACTCTGGAGATGATCAAGTGGGAGCATTCCGTCTTCGCGCTCCCGTTCGCACTCTGCGGAGCCATGCTGGCGGCCGGCGGCTGGCCGACGGCACACCAGCTCCTCTGGATCGTGGTGGCCATGGTGTCGGCACGATCCGCGGCCATGGCCTTCAATCGCCTCGCCGACCACGCGCTCGATGCCGCCAATCCCCGCACCCGCACTCGCGCCCTGCCGACCGGCACGCTTTCGCGCCGCTTTGTCTTCCTGTTCGTGCTCACTGCGTCCGCAGGGCTCATCTTCGCGGCGGCGCAACTCAACCCCCTCGCGTTCGCGCTTTCTCCTGTCGCACTGGCGGTGATTCTGCTTTACTCGTACACCAAGCGCTATACCCGGTGGTCACACCTCGTCCTGGGTTTTGCGCTCGGAATTTCCCCGGCCGCGGCCTGGATTGCCGTCCGGGGTTCATTCGACCCACGCATTCTGGTCCTGACCGCCGCCGTCACCCTCTGGGTGGCAGGCTTCGATATCCTCTACGCCTGCCAGGATTACGACTTCGATCGGGAGCAAGGCCTGCACTCCATTCCCAGCGCCTTCGGTATCGCTTCCGCCCTCTGGATTGCCCGCGTCCTGCACGGCCTGATGCTTCTGCTCCTGGTCGCCCTGATGGCCCTGTTCTCGCTTGGTACCCTGGCCATGGCCGGGGTCGCAGTCGTCGGACTACTCCTGGTCTACGAGCATGCCCTGGTGTCGCCTCGGGACCTCAGTCGGCTTAATGCCGCGTTCTTCACCCTGAACGGCGTGATTTCCCTGGTCTTTTTCGCATTCGTAGCCGGCGACCTCCTCCTCCGCCCCTAGCCACCCCGAATTGGCTCTACCAAACCCTTGACTTTCCCCCTATAATCGCCCTTGAGTCTGGCGTGGTGAGCGACGGGTTCTCATGACTGAAGCCCCGGGGCAGAATGGCCCTCGGGGCTTTTGTCTTTTGGGGCCCGCGGCCAGCAGCAAGGAGCAACAGCAGCGATGAGGGAAAGAGGCACGGTGAAGTGGTTTAATGCCACGAAGGGGTACGGTTTCATTCAGCGGGAGAAGGGAGGCGACGTATTCGTCCACTACTCCGCCATCCAGTCCGATGGCTACCGCACGCTTAACGAGGGCGAAACAGTAGAGTTCGAGGTTACCCAAGGACCGAAGGGACTGCAGGCATCCAACGTCGTCCGCGTCTGACGGACCCAGTCTCCAGCCGGTGATTTCATTCAGTTCACCGCATCCGTTCGTTTCCTAGGGTTCGCCCGTTCACGCGCCTGCTGAGTACGGGCGGTAACCATGCGGTATCATCGACTTGCGCATGACACACTCCTTTCAGACCGACGACCCGAGCCTGGTTCCCATCCACGAAAAGGTGATGTCGGGCGTACGTCTGAATCCTGAGGACGCCCTTGCGCTCTACCGTTCCGGAGATGTGCTGGCGTTGGGCTGGCTTGCCAACCATGTCCGCGAGCGCATGCACGGCAACGTGGCCTGGTTCAACGTCAACCGCCACATTAATCCCACCAACGTCTGTGTGGCGGCCTGCCGGCTCTGCGCATTCGGCCGCAAGCAGGACGCTCCCGGCGCCTACACGATGGCCCTGGAAGAGGCTTTTCAGACCGCGGCCTCCGGCTGGACCGATGCGATTACCGAGTTTCATATCGTCGGCGGCTTGCATCCCGACCTGCCCTTCCAGTACTTCCTCGACCTCATTCGCGGACTGAGGGAACGCTTCCCCCAGGTGCACCTGAAGGCCTTCACCATGGTGGAGGTCGCCTACCTGGCGAAGCGTGCCAAGCTCTCCATTCGCGAGACCCTGGAGCAGCTCAAGGCCGCCGGGGTGCAATCTCTGCCTGGGGGCGGAGCGGAGATCTTTGCCGACCGCATCCGTCACATCATTTGCGACCACAAGATCGATGGCGACCAGTGGCTGGATACCGCTCGCATCGCCCACCAGATCGGCCTACGCTCCAACGCCACCATGCTGTACGGACACGTCGAGACCGACGAGGACCGCGTCGACCACCTGCTCAAGCTCCGCGCCCTGCAGGACGAAACCGGCGGCTTCCAGACCTATATTCCCCTGGCCTTCCACCCGGAGCACACCGCCCTTCGCCATTTGCCCAAGACCACCGGCCTGGCCGACATCAAAAACATCGCCATCGGCCGCCTGGTGCTGGACAACTTCTCCCACATCAAGTCGTACTGGCAGATGGTGACGCCCAAGGTGGCCCAGGTCACGCTGCGTTTCGGCGCCGACGATATCGACGGCACGGTAGTCGAAGAGAAGATTTACCACGATGCTGGCGCTACTACCCCGCAGGGCCTCCGCCGCCAGGAACTGATCCGCCTCATCCGCGAGGCTGGCCGGGAGCCCGTCGAGCGCGACACTCTCTACCGCCCGGTTACTCGTAACGACGCCTCCTTCACCGTGGCTGTCTGATTCCCCCTTCTGCACAAAAGTCAAGTTGAAAAGGTTGCGGTGGGTCGGGTATCAGCAGATTTGCCCTTGACACTTTTCCTCGGGGTGTAAAATCGGGTTGTCGGCAGTCGTCAGCCGGCCCGAGTCGTGGGTGCAGTGGACTCGCTCATTCCGAGGCTCCCATGAACGTGCACTTCAGTTACAAAACCGCCAAGACCCCCGATGTCGAGAAGGAATTCCAGGCCCAGGTAGAGAAGCTCGAGCGCCGCTTGCACGCTTTCCGCCCGGAGCTCGTCCATCTCCACGGCAGTGTGGAGCCCAACTCCTCGCGAGCCTCCGTCAGCGTGGCCCTGAACTTGCGCCTGCCCTCCGGGCAACTGGCCGCGCACGACTCCGCGCCCACCGCCGTGCAGGCCGCCAAGGCCGCCTTCTCCGACCTGCTGGCGCAGCTCAACAAGCACAAGGAACTGCTGCGCAACCAGCACAAGTGGCGCCGCCGCGCCGGCCGCCAGGCGGTTCCCGCGGTCCCGTTTGAGAAGACCGTGGCCGCCGTGACCGCCCCCAGCGTCACCGACGCCGACATCCGTTCCTATGTCAATGTGAACCTGGCGCGCCTGGAGCGTTTCGTGGATCGCGAACTGCGCTATCGCGAGGCCAGTGACCTGATTGAGCCGGGCTGGATCACGCGCGACGAGGTGATCGACGAAGTGATCGCCACTGCCCTGGCCGACGGCGAGGAGCGTCCCCAGCCGCTGTCGCTAGAACGCTGGCTCTACCGGCTTTCCATCCGTGCCCTTTCGGAGATTGACGCGCGCAACCACGAGCATGTTCCCACGGCGGTTCCGCTGGAAACCTCGGCGCGCAAGCAGAACGTCCGCGCTTCGGACGATTCCCAACTCCAGTATCACCAGCCCGATGAGCTCTTACTCGAAGAAGAGGTCATAGCCGACCGCCGCGCCCTCACCCCTGAGGAGATCGCGGCCTCCGACGAGATCCTGCAGCAGGTCGAGAGCGCGCTTTTGCACGCCCCGGCCCGCGACCGGGAAGCCTTCGTCCTGTTCGCCATTGAGGGCTTTACCGTCGAGGAGATCGCCGCGGCTACCGACCGTTCCGTAGACGACGTCCGCGCCTCGATCGCCGCCGCCCGCGAGCACCTGCGCCGTACGCTCCCGGGCCCGGAGGTCTTCCGTGAGCGCGTCTTGCATTACTCCAAGACAGCCTGATCCTGGTTTCTTCCGGAGGCCCTTATGATTACTCGCGACGAGCTTCGCCATCTGGCCGAATTGGAATCGCCGGAAGGTGGTGCCGTCAGTTTCTACTTCCAACCCATCCCGCCCCAGGACAAGTCCCATCACGGCGAGGTCGTGGCCGTGAAGGAAAAAGTTCGCGACGCCCTGCGCCGTCTGCCGGCCAACGGCGGCTCGGCCGCAGGTATCCGTCGCGACCTGGAACGCATCCTGGCCATGAACGAACTCTGGCACGGCGATCACCATCGCGCCCGCGCCATCTTCGCCTGCCCGGCGCGCGATTTCTGGCGCCAGTATGACCTGCCTGCCCGTCTTGGGCGCACCGAGGTGTTCCTCAACTCCCGCTTCCAGTTGCGGCCCCTGTTGGCCCTGGGCGAGCGGCTTTCCCGCTGCCTGGTCGTGGGGCTCGATCGTGAGCGCGCGCGCTTCTTCGAGCTCGTCGTGGGCGAGATCCGCCTCAAGGACGAATTCCGCAACGAGCTGCCGCCCCACGGTGCGAGTGAGGGATTTCTGGGTTATGACGCCGGCCACTCGCAACGCCACCTCGATGCGGAAGCGCACCGGCACTTCCGCCGCGTCGCCGCCCGCGCCCGTGACCTGATGCTCACCGGCGGCTGCGACAAGTTGCTCGTCTTCTGCCGTGATGACGTCTGGTCGGAGTTCGAGCCCCTGCTGCATCCCTATCTCAAGGGACGCCTGCTGGGCCGCAATTCGCTCGATCCTGTGCAGACCACGCCCGATGAGATCCGCGACCACGTCGAGAAGCGTCTGGATGAGCTTGAGACGGCGCACCGCGGCAGCCTGGTGGAGGAAGTGCTCGCGGAGGCGCGCCGCAACGGCCGGGGCGCCCTCGGCTTGCGCCGCGTGCTGAACGCCTTGGAGCGTGGCGAGGTCCAGACCCTGGTGCTCGACGAAGGTTTCCAGGCCCAGGCCGTCGAGTGTCCGCACTGCGACCACCTGGACTACCGCCTGGTTTCGAGTTGTGCCGTATGCGGCCAACCCACCCGGGAACTGGAGAACGTTACCGACCATCTGGTCACGCGCGCGCTGCGGGGTGGGGCGAACCTGGCCTGCGTCGCCGAGCACGCCGAGTTCTCGGCCGCCGGCCGTATCGGCGCCCTCCTGCGCTTCCGCGCCGATCGCAGTACGACGCAGGCCATCGCCGGATAGACGAACCGGCATCCGTCGTTTGACACCGCGAGGGCGGCCGTTGGCCGCCCTCGTGCTATTCTTCCGCTCTTCCCAGGAGGTCCTCCATGAAGCCTTCCCGCCGGGATTTTCTCGTCGCCGGCAGCATGACTGCCGCCGCCTTGGGGCTTGACGTCGCGGCCCAAGAGCCGGCTTCTTCTCCCCGCCGACCCGCCATCATCAGCAAGGTGACCGGAAGTCAGTCGCAGGAGGGCGCCTACCAGATGCTCGAACGCGGCGGCGACACGCTGGACGCTGCTCTCTTCATCTGTCGCGCCCAGGAAGATGATCCCGCCGACGATTCAGTCGGCCTTGGCGGCCTGCCCAACGAGGAAGGTGTAGTCGAGCTCGACGCCTGTTGCATGCACGGCCCTACGCGCCGTGCCGGGGCCGTGGCTTCCGTGCGCGGCATCAGGAACGTCTCCATGCTCGCCAAGACGGTCATGGAGCGCACCGATCACCTCCTGTTGGTGGCCGAAGGCGCCGCGCGCTTTGCCCGCGCCCATGGCTTCCCGGAGGAGAACCTGCTGACGGACCGTTCCCGCAAGACCTGGCTCCTATGGAAGGAGACCATGTCGCGCGCCGACTCCTGGGGGCCCGGTCTAAGCGATCCAAAGTGGACACCTCCCACTGCAAACCCACCCCAACAGGCCTTCCGGGAAAAGATTCGCTGGATGGAGGAAGTCGCTGCACGCCTGGGCATCGAGCCGGGGTTCCGTCGCGACGCTATCGAGCGCGTGCTCTTTCCGCCGACCGGCACCATTCACGTCTCGGTCGTCAATGCAAAGGGTGAAATGTCCGGCGCTACCACCACCAGCGGTCTTGCCTGGAAGATTCCCGGCCGCGTCGGCGATTCGCCCATCATTGGGGCCGGCTGCTGGACCGATCAGGACGTAGGCTCCGCTGGGGCCACCGGCCGCGGCGAGGAATGCATCAAGATCTGCGGTGCGCACACGGTCGTGGAAAACATGCGCCGTGGCATGGAGCCCAAAGAAGCCGGCCTGGACGCCTTGCGTCGCATCGCCCGCAACTTCAACAACGACATGACCCGGCTGCGCTTCGTCGAGATGATCTTCTACATCCTGCGCAACGATGGCGCCTACGCTGGAGTCTCGCTCTGGAGTCATACCTCCAGCGGCAAGCCCGCCCGCTTCGCCATCCACGACGGCAACCGCCGCATTGAGGATTGCGTCCCGTTGTTCGAAGGCACGCCGGTGGAATGGCCGCCCGCGGAATGGCAAGCGGCCAGCTAGGATGAAGTTAGGGGCCGGGCCTTTTTTGGGCTCAGCGTTCACTGAGAACTGAGAACCGGGAACTGAGACCTCACTTAGGCGAACCGCACCTTCACATCCTCCCGCTTCTCCAGGTGGATTGAATCCACGAACCGGACTTTTCCGGTCTCCATGGTCATGATGAGGGAAGTAGTCCGCGTGCCTTCGCCGAAGAAGCGCACGCCACGCATGAGCGAGCCGTCGGTCACGCCGGTGGCGGCGAAGATGATGTTCTTGCCCGGCGCCAGGTCTTCCGTCCGGTAGATTCTCTTCTTGTCCTTGATGCCCATCTTGGCGATGCGCTCTTCCAGTTGCGGTTTGTCGATCACCAGCCGTGCCAGGATTTCGCCGTTCAAGCAGCGCAGCGCTGCCGCCGTCAGCACTCCTTCCGGAGCTCCGCCGGTGCCCATCACCGCGTGCACTCCGGTGCCGATGACCGCCGCGCTGATGCCGGCCGAGAGATCTCCGTCGCCGATCAGTCGAATGCGCGCTCCAGCCTTGCGGATATCGGCAATCAGCTTCTCGTGCCGCGGCCGGTCCAACACGATGACCACCAGGTCTTCGACGTCACGGCTGAGGCGTTTGGCGATGGCTTTCAGGTTGTCCGCTACCGGCGCGTCCAGATCCACGGCCCCCTTGCATGACGGACCCACCACCAGCTTTTCCATGTAACAGTCGGGCGCGTGCAGCAATCCGTGACGCTCGGAAGCCGCCAGCACCGTGATGGCGTTGGGTGCCCCAGTAGCGCACAGGTTCGTGCCTTCCAGCGGATCTACCGCGATGTCCACCTCGGCAAACTCCACGCCGTCTACCGGCGGCGCGCCGACCTGCTCACCGATATAGAGCATGGGAGCCTCGTCGCGTTCACCTTCGCCGATCACGATGGTGCCCCGCATGGGCACGGTGTCCATCGTCCGCCGCATGGCCTCCACGGCCACATGGTCGGAATGTTTGCGCTCGCCCTGGCCCATGGTCTTCGCGCACGCAATGGCGGCATCCTCTACCACCCGCAGAAACTCCAGGGCCAGCTCGAACTCCATGTGCTTCGAAAAAGTGTTGGTCTTGCTTTCGGGCTTCACCTGCGTCGCCATCCCTCCTCCTCGTGCCTTCGCTGGTCGCTGAGGGCTGAGTGCTGACTGCTGACTGCTGCGCTAGAACGCGTCGATTCCCGTGATTTGCGATCCGATGATCAAGGCGTGAATGTCGTGCGTTCCTTCGTAGGTCTTCACCGATTCCAGGTTCATCATGTGCCGCATGATGGGATAGTCGTCGGCCACTCCGTTGGCTCCCAGT
Coding sequences:
- the glpX gene encoding class II fructose-bisphosphatase, which gives rise to MATQVKPESKTNTFSKHMEFELALEFLRVVEDAAIACAKTMGQGERKHSDHVAVEAMRRTMDTVPMRGTIVIGEGERDEAPMLYIGEQVGAPPVDGVEFAEVDIAVDPLEGTNLCATGAPNAITVLAASERHGLLHAPDCYMEKLVVGPSCKGAVDLDAPVADNLKAIAKRLSRDVEDLVVIVLDRPRHEKLIADIRKAGARIRLIGDGDLSAGISAAVIGTGVHAVMGTGGAPEGVLTAAALRCLNGEILARLVIDKPQLEERIAKMGIKDKKRIYRTEDLAPGKNIIFAATGVTDGSLMRGVRFFGEGTRTTSLIMTMETGKVRFVDSIHLEKREDVKVRFA